The Opitutales bacterium ASA1 genome window below encodes:
- a CDS encoding 2-oxoacid:ferredoxin oxidoreductase subunit beta, translated as MSTGTLDTPAPRPPLTRKDLRADHPTWCPGCGDFAVLASFHRVLEKMQLPHERIVTLAGIGCSSRFPYFVNSHGGHFIHGRALPFASGVSLSRDDLHVFVFGGDGDGFSIGGNHLQHAGRKNIKMTYVIMDNSVYGLTKKQTSPTSPIGFKSKTDTTGAFDRPINPMNTLLASGATFVARSHATQVNHMVEMFERAMKHDGFSVIEILSECVEFFPGAFDTSVPRKGGSFVAIEEKRGDGSPEDANRHDPTNLESAFALANEQWPGVFGVFYQVNRPTKNALEAGLIAKARERTKGASDLDLLRATFNRLR; from the coding sequence ATGAGCACTGGTACTCTCGACACTCCCGCCCCGCGTCCGCCGCTCACGAGGAAAGATCTCCGCGCCGACCACCCCACGTGGTGCCCAGGTTGCGGCGACTTCGCCGTCCTCGCCTCGTTTCACCGCGTGCTCGAGAAGATGCAGCTCCCGCACGAGCGCATCGTCACCTTGGCCGGGATCGGTTGCTCGTCGCGATTCCCCTACTTCGTGAACTCCCACGGTGGCCACTTCATCCACGGCCGTGCCTTGCCTTTCGCTTCAGGCGTAAGCCTCAGCCGCGACGACCTGCATGTGTTCGTCTTCGGCGGTGACGGCGACGGATTCTCGATCGGCGGAAACCACCTCCAACACGCCGGCCGCAAGAACATCAAGATGACCTACGTCATCATGGACAATTCGGTCTACGGCCTGACCAAGAAGCAGACCTCGCCTACATCCCCCATCGGCTTCAAGTCCAAGACCGACACCACCGGCGCGTTCGATCGCCCCATCAACCCGATGAACACCCTGCTCGCGAGCGGCGCCACCTTCGTCGCGCGCAGTCACGCCACGCAGGTGAACCACATGGTCGAAATGTTCGAGCGCGCGATGAAGCACGACGGCTTCTCCGTGATCGAGATCCTTTCCGAGTGCGTGGAGTTCTTTCCCGGCGCTTTCGACACCTCGGTCCCGCGCAAAGGCGGTTCGTTCGTCGCGATCGAAGAAAAGCGCGGAGACGGCTCCCCGGAAGACGCCAACAGACACGACCCGACGAACCTAGAGTCTGCCTTCGCGCTCGCCAACGAGCAGTGGCCCGGCGTCTTCGGCGTCTTCTATCAGGTCAACCGCCCCACCAAGAACGCCCTCGAGGCCGGCCTCATCGCCAAGGCCCGCGAGCGAACCAAAGGAGCCTCCGATCTCGATCTCCTCCGCGCGACCTTCAATCGCCTGCGCTGA
- a CDS encoding 2-oxoacid:acceptor oxidoreductase subunit alpha: MVSSTNESPVPGGDIPRQELINDAVIRLAGNSQDGIQTIGGFLARLAGRSDQDVITYMTIPSTISGGPSIFQVRIGTGEVLSAGDQADFLVAFYQHSYEAHIGSLREGGVLIYDTDHVKPNLDDKRFVNFGVAITGLTIEAMGGAAKDKGKNMFTLGLLARMFSLQVDKLRALVTERFGGKDEGILRSALVAFDAGFAYPADSALKRYFKFAEAETPNARPQVTMDGNQAIAYALVAAGVRYGAAYPITPWTSIMEILRAELPKYGGIFVQAEDELAASSLAIGAAYAGHLAVTGSSGPGISLKQEMLGWAVMAEIPLIVINIQRGGPSTGLPTNVEQSDLMQAIYGSHGDAPRVVLAPRNVEDCFHTALEACRIAREYSVPVVILSDQSLATRIEAFDEPDLDAVFVPPSLDLRPRSADFKPYALDRITQHAPPGTRFEGTYPTVSGLEHDEAGHPTANPAMHMKMTAKRREKLKKLAATLERPEIFGEQEGDTLLVGWGSTWGPIREAVRRGRAEGMKIGQVHIRHIHPLPPELERIFSRFRQIFVVEMNDEGLYGFGQLASLLRARYALPNIRSITKTDGLTFKVREILEGVRRLGGDAVSTFSLYPDL, encoded by the coding sequence ATGGTATCCTCGACCAACGAGTCCCCTGTACCGGGCGGAGACATCCCGCGACAGGAACTGATCAACGACGCCGTCATCCGCCTCGCCGGAAACTCTCAAGACGGCATCCAGACGATAGGTGGCTTCCTCGCCCGGCTCGCTGGCCGCAGCGACCAGGACGTCATCACCTACATGACGATTCCGTCCACGATCTCCGGGGGACCATCGATCTTCCAAGTGCGCATCGGCACCGGCGAAGTGCTCTCGGCCGGCGACCAAGCCGACTTCCTCGTCGCCTTCTACCAGCACAGCTACGAGGCGCACATCGGCTCCCTCCGGGAAGGCGGCGTGCTCATCTACGATACCGACCACGTCAAACCGAACCTCGACGACAAACGCTTCGTCAACTTCGGTGTCGCCATCACCGGCCTCACGATCGAAGCCATGGGCGGTGCCGCCAAGGACAAGGGCAAGAACATGTTCACCCTCGGGCTCCTCGCCCGCATGTTCAGTCTCCAAGTAGACAAACTCCGCGCGCTCGTCACGGAGCGCTTCGGCGGCAAGGACGAGGGCATTCTCCGCAGCGCGCTCGTCGCCTTCGATGCGGGTTTCGCCTACCCGGCCGACTCGGCTCTCAAGCGCTACTTCAAGTTCGCCGAAGCCGAGACTCCAAACGCCCGTCCGCAAGTCACGATGGACGGCAATCAAGCCATCGCCTACGCGCTCGTCGCCGCCGGTGTGCGTTACGGCGCGGCCTACCCGATCACACCGTGGACCTCCATCATGGAGATCCTGCGTGCCGAACTGCCCAAATACGGTGGCATCTTCGTGCAGGCCGAAGACGAACTCGCAGCCTCCTCCCTCGCGATCGGCGCGGCCTACGCCGGGCACCTCGCCGTCACCGGAAGCTCCGGCCCCGGGATCTCGCTCAAACAGGAGATGCTCGGTTGGGCCGTGATGGCCGAGATCCCGCTCATCGTGATCAACATCCAACGCGGCGGACCCTCGACCGGCCTACCGACCAACGTGGAACAGAGCGACCTCATGCAGGCGATCTACGGCAGCCACGGCGATGCCCCACGCGTCGTCCTCGCTCCGCGCAACGTCGAAGATTGCTTCCACACCGCCCTCGAAGCCTGCCGCATCGCACGCGAGTACTCCGTGCCCGTCGTCATTCTCTCCGACCAATCGCTCGCCACCCGCATCGAAGCGTTCGACGAACCCGACCTCGACGCCGTCTTCGTCCCGCCCTCCCTCGACCTGCGTCCGCGTTCGGCCGACTTCAAACCCTACGCCCTCGATCGCATTACTCAGCACGCGCCGCCCGGCACTCGCTTCGAAGGCACGTATCCGACCGTGTCCGGACTCGAGCACGACGAGGCCGGGCATCCCACGGCCAACCCGGCGATGCACATGAAGATGACCGCCAAGCGGCGCGAGAAACTCAAGAAACTCGCCGCTACCCTCGAGCGCCCCGAGATCTTCGGCGAACAGGAAGGCGACACCCTTCTCGTCGGCTGGGGCTCCACCTGGGGACCGATCCGTGAAGCCGTCCGTCGCGGACGGGCGGAAGGCATGAAGATCGGCCAGGTCCACATCCGGCACATCCATCCGTTACCACCGGAGTTGGAACGCATCTTCAGCCGCTTTCGCCAAATCTTCGTCGTGGAGATGAACGACGAAGGCCTCTACGGCTTCGGCCAACTCGCCTCTCTCCTGCGCGCTCGCTACGCCCTGCCCAACATCCGCAGCATCACCAAGACCGACGGTCTCACCTTCAAAGTGCGCGAAATCCTCGAAGGCGTACGTCGCCTCGGCGGCGACGCGGTCTCCACCTTCTCCCTCTATCCCGATCTCTGA
- a CDS encoding DUF2959 domain-containing protein, which translates to MWEEKMATKTELPWLTLVCVVTAALLGGCASIEYSVREKLGQHKRELLVDRVETAKRSQERAKVEFVSALEQFKRLTGFEGGDLEAKYDEVKKRYDACASRADDVSDRIEAVRDVANALFREWQDELKEYSSDALRRDSQRRLDETKRSFVQLLEVMRAAEKRMKPVLRTLNDQVLYLKHNLNARAIATLGGVSAELQREIDWLVADMEKAIDDATRFIDEMKSDATSG; encoded by the coding sequence TTGTGGGAGGAGAAGATGGCTACGAAAACCGAACTTCCGTGGTTGACCTTGGTTTGCGTCGTGACGGCGGCTTTGCTCGGAGGCTGCGCGAGCATCGAATACTCCGTGCGCGAGAAGCTCGGCCAGCACAAGCGCGAGTTGCTGGTGGATCGCGTCGAGACGGCGAAGCGAAGCCAAGAGCGAGCGAAGGTGGAGTTCGTGTCGGCGCTCGAGCAGTTCAAGCGGCTGACGGGCTTCGAGGGTGGCGATCTGGAGGCGAAGTACGACGAAGTGAAGAAGCGTTACGACGCCTGCGCGTCCCGTGCCGACGACGTGTCCGATCGCATCGAAGCGGTGCGCGACGTGGCCAACGCGTTGTTCCGCGAGTGGCAGGACGAGTTGAAGGAGTACTCTTCCGATGCGCTCCGGCGCGACAGTCAGCGAAGGCTCGACGAGACGAAGCGTTCGTTCGTGCAGTTGCTCGAGGTGATGCGGGCCGCGGAGAAGCGGATGAAGCCGGTGTTGAGGACGCTCAACGATCAAGTGCTCTACTTGAAGCACAACCTCAACGCGCGGGCCATCGCGACTCTCGGCGGCGTATCGGCGGAGTTGCAGCGGGAGATCGATTGGTTGGTGGCGGACATGGAGAAGGCGATCGACGACGCGACGCGTTTCATCGACGAGATGAAGAGCGACGCGACGAGCGGTTGA
- a CDS encoding MOSC domain-containing protein has protein sequence MNEDGSPVSVASIHVYPVKSCRGTAVASADLDHWGIVGDRRFLVVEPSGSFLTQRTVPRIALVRPTFDPGSRTLELSAPTGTSVRVATGHSGATSTATIWGNEVRVVDVGAEAARWLTEFLERPVRLVRMVADFSRPVRRSGLAGDETAFTDGFPILVIGETSLADLSHRLDFPVPMDRFRPNLVLRGSRPYAEDTWKRIRIGDCVLRAAGPCARCVVTTTDQETLERSPEPLRTLARYRRGDDGGVLFGQNYIHETKIGTLRVGAEVEILEA, from the coding sequence ATGAACGAAGACGGCTCACCCGTCTCCGTCGCCTCCATCCACGTCTACCCGGTCAAATCCTGCCGGGGCACGGCGGTGGCCTCGGCCGACCTCGATCACTGGGGCATCGTCGGCGACCGCCGCTTCCTCGTCGTGGAACCCTCCGGCTCCTTTCTCACCCAGCGCACCGTACCCCGCATCGCCCTCGTCCGCCCGACTTTCGACCCCGGCTCGCGGACGCTCGAACTCTCCGCCCCCACGGGAACCTCCGTCCGTGTCGCAACGGGGCATTCCGGCGCGACCTCGACCGCCACGATTTGGGGCAACGAAGTACGCGTGGTCGATGTCGGTGCAGAAGCCGCGCGCTGGCTCACCGAGTTTCTCGAGCGCCCGGTCCGCCTCGTGCGCATGGTCGCCGATTTCTCTCGCCCCGTGCGCCGCTCCGGCCTCGCCGGAGACGAGACCGCCTTCACCGATGGCTTCCCGATCCTCGTGATCGGCGAGACCTCGCTGGCCGACCTCTCGCATCGACTCGATTTCCCGGTTCCAATGGACCGTTTCCGGCCCAACCTCGTCCTGCGCGGCAGCCGTCCCTACGCCGAAGACACATGGAAACGCATCCGCATCGGCGACTGCGTCCTACGCGCCGCCGGCCCCTGTGCTCGCTGCGTCGTCACGACCACCGACCAAGAGACGCTCGAACGCTCGCCGGAGCCGCTGCGCACCCTCGCTCGCTACCGCCGCGGCGACGACGGAGGAGTCCTCTTCGGGCAAAACTACATCCACGAGACGAAGATCGGCACGTTGCGCGTCGGCGCCGAGGTCGAAATCCTGGAGGCCTGA
- the coaD gene encoding pantetheine-phosphate adenylyltransferase: MRICIYPGTFDPITNGHLDVVARAARLFDKVIVAVADNPGKGPLFSVAERMRLIEENLAPWPNVVVDSFPGLLVEFARERGAVAIIRGLRALSDFEFEFQMALMNRHLDHEIETIFVMTKDAYSYTSSRLVKQVSRFGADIAPFVPPNVIAALDDRRASNDEA, from the coding sequence ATGAGAATCTGCATCTATCCGGGCACGTTCGACCCGATCACCAACGGCCATCTCGACGTCGTGGCGCGCGCTGCGCGACTGTTCGACAAGGTGATCGTGGCCGTGGCCGACAATCCCGGCAAAGGTCCGCTCTTTTCCGTCGCCGAGCGCATGCGCTTGATCGAGGAGAACCTCGCTCCTTGGCCGAACGTCGTGGTCGATAGTTTCCCTGGACTGCTCGTGGAATTCGCACGCGAGCGCGGAGCCGTCGCGATCATCCGCGGCCTTCGCGCCCTCTCGGACTTCGAATTCGAGTTTCAGATGGCTCTCATGAACCGGCACCTCGACCACGAGATCGAAACGATCTTCGTGATGACCAAGGACGCCTACAGCTACACCAGCTCGCGCCTGGTCAAACAGGTCAGCCGTTTCGGAGCCGACATCGCACCCTTCGTCCCGCCCAACGTGATCGCGGCCCTCGACGACCGCCGCGCGAGCAACGACGAAGCATGA
- the pgsA gene encoding CDP-diacylglycerol--glycerol-3-phosphate 3-phosphatidyltransferase: MNLPNICTLSRIPLMFVIVALLYTDWVGAATTTFVLFVIAGLTDFLDGHLARKLGQVSNFGILMDAVTDKVLLLGIMFALVDCDRIPLTDPLPLFLVLIVLGREFMITGMRLVAATKGVVVSADRGGKQKTVTQIIAVGAFLLADVVRLDLAHWIAVDWSVVSRVFEYAGLAVFLLAVVFTISSGVRYFRKYGAVVFAS; this comes from the coding sequence ATGAACCTGCCCAACATCTGCACTCTCTCGCGCATCCCGCTGATGTTCGTCATCGTCGCGCTGCTCTACACCGACTGGGTGGGCGCGGCGACGACCACGTTCGTGTTGTTCGTGATAGCGGGGCTGACGGACTTTCTGGACGGGCACCTCGCGCGGAAGCTCGGTCAGGTATCCAATTTCGGCATTCTGATGGACGCGGTGACAGACAAGGTGTTGCTGCTGGGAATCATGTTCGCGCTGGTGGACTGCGACCGTATCCCGCTGACTGATCCGCTGCCGCTGTTTCTCGTCCTGATCGTGCTCGGGCGGGAGTTCATGATCACGGGCATGCGTCTGGTCGCGGCGACGAAGGGCGTGGTGGTCTCGGCCGACCGAGGCGGCAAGCAGAAGACCGTGACGCAGATCATCGCGGTGGGAGCCTTTCTGTTGGCGGACGTCGTTCGGTTGGACTTGGCGCATTGGATCGCCGTCGACTGGAGCGTCGTGTCGCGAGTTTTCGAATACGCTGGGCTCGCGGTGTTCCTTCTCGCGGTGGTCTTCACCATCAGTTCGGGCGTCCGCTACTTCCGCAAGTACGGCGCGGTCGTGTTCGCGAGCTGA
- the aroQ gene encoding type II 3-dehydroquinate dehydratase, whose protein sequence is MKTIAVLNGPNLDRLGRREPEIYGRETLADLERKLHAEAADLGVAVDFFQSNHEGALIDRISAMPESGVAGMILNAAGLTHTSVALRDAIKGSGLPAIEVHISNIHAREEFRAHSMTAPVCVGVVTGLGLAGYSFALKFLADRIRA, encoded by the coding sequence GTGAAAACCATCGCTGTCCTCAACGGCCCCAACCTCGATCGCCTCGGTCGACGCGAACCGGAGATCTACGGTCGCGAAACCCTCGCCGATCTCGAGCGCAAGCTCCACGCCGAAGCCGCCGATCTCGGAGTCGCCGTCGACTTCTTTCAGAGTAACCACGAAGGCGCCCTCATCGATCGCATCTCCGCCATGCCCGAATCGGGCGTCGCCGGCATGATCCTCAACGCCGCCGGGCTCACCCACACGAGCGTCGCCTTGCGCGACGCGATCAAGGGCTCGGGTTTGCCCGCCATCGAAGTGCACATTTCGAACATCCACGCGCGCGAGGAGTTTCGCGCCCACTCGATGACTGCGCCCGTCTGCGTCGGCGTCGTCACCGGTCTCGGGCTCGCCGGCTACTCGTTCGCGTTGAAGTTTCTCGCGGACCGAATTCGGGCCTGA
- a CDS encoding Nif3-like dinuclear metal center hexameric protein, with the protein MPVSRNPVINLEDIVRYCDQRLDVPGFPDYPGAFNGLQMQNSGRVQKIGAAVDAGLVPFENAAARGIDLLLVHHGMFWESPRPWTGVLHRKLEILTRADLAVYAAHLPLDAHVELGNNALLAADLGLTRERTFLRFGDRDIGLITTAGISRTELGERLRARFGTVTTLEFGSAAPSSVAIVTGGGYGALDALVAAGVDTLVTGELKEHNFVFAQEHRLNLYACGHYATEVYGVRALAAELSNRFGLPWEFVPSANPI; encoded by the coding sequence TTGCCTGTCTCCCGCAATCCCGTGATCAACCTCGAAGACATCGTCCGATATTGCGATCAACGGCTGGATGTTCCGGGGTTTCCCGACTACCCGGGCGCATTCAACGGCCTCCAAATGCAGAACTCGGGGCGCGTGCAAAAGATTGGTGCCGCGGTGGATGCGGGTCTCGTGCCGTTCGAGAACGCCGCCGCCCGCGGCATCGATCTGCTCTTGGTCCACCACGGTATGTTCTGGGAGTCTCCACGTCCTTGGACCGGCGTTCTGCACCGTAAACTCGAAATCCTGACCCGAGCCGATCTCGCCGTCTACGCGGCCCACCTTCCGCTCGATGCCCACGTCGAACTCGGGAACAACGCCCTGCTCGCGGCCGACCTCGGTCTCACCCGCGAGAGAACGTTTCTTCGATTCGGCGACCGGGACATCGGTCTGATCACCACCGCCGGGATCTCCCGCACCGAACTCGGCGAACGCCTCCGGGCCAGATTCGGAACCGTGACGACGCTGGAGTTCGGCTCGGCTGCGCCCTCGTCGGTCGCGATCGTCACGGGTGGGGGTTACGGGGCTCTCGATGCACTCGTCGCCGCCGGCGTCGACACGCTGGTCACGGGCGAACTCAAGGAGCACAACTTCGTCTTCGCCCAAGAGCACCGCCTCAACTTGTATGCATGCGGGCACTACGCCACCGAGGTTTACGGCGTTCGCGCGCTTGCCGCCGAACTCTCGAACCGCTTCGGACTCCCGTGGGAATTCGTTCCCTCCGCGAACCCGATCTGA
- the glnA gene encoding type I glutamate--ammonia ligase, which produces MTPQQVIQLAKDNNVRIVDLKLCDIPGTWHHFSIPLRELTEEVFEDGLGFDGSSVRGWKVINASDMLVVPDPTTAFIDPFTANTTLSLTCDVHDPLSREVYDRDPRGIARKAEAYLASTGIADTAYFGPEAEFFVFDSVAFDSTAESAFHRVDSIEGIWNRGRTKEDDGSPNLGYKIRHKEGYFPVPPADKLVDIRHEMILTMMQLGIDVEREHHEVATAGQAEIDIVYDTLLRTADKLSLYKYVVKNVAHKYGKTATFMPKPLFGDNGSGMHTHQSLWRDGKPLFAGNGYAGLSDLALHYIGGILAHAPALCAFCNPTNNSYKRLVPGYEAPVNLAYSARNRSAAVRIPTYSGNPKSKRIEYRTPDPAANPYLACSAMLMAGLDGITRRLHPGDPLDKNLYDLAPDELAKVPQVPDSLRGALDALEHDHEFLTRGDVFTRDFIENFIAMKKSEYDAIRLRPHPYEFCLYFDV; this is translated from the coding sequence ATGACCCCGCAACAAGTCATCCAACTCGCCAAGGACAACAACGTCCGCATCGTCGATCTGAAGCTCTGCGACATCCCCGGCACCTGGCACCACTTCTCGATCCCACTGCGCGAACTCACCGAAGAAGTCTTCGAAGACGGACTCGGTTTCGACGGCTCCAGCGTCCGCGGCTGGAAGGTGATCAACGCCTCCGACATGCTCGTCGTCCCCGACCCGACGACGGCCTTCATCGATCCCTTCACTGCCAACACCACGCTGAGCCTCACCTGCGATGTCCACGATCCCCTGTCACGCGAAGTCTATGACCGCGATCCGCGCGGCATCGCCCGCAAGGCCGAGGCCTACCTCGCGTCCACCGGCATCGCCGACACCGCCTACTTCGGCCCCGAAGCGGAGTTCTTCGTCTTCGACTCCGTCGCGTTCGACTCCACCGCCGAATCCGCCTTCCACCGCGTCGACTCGATCGAAGGCATCTGGAACCGCGGGCGCACGAAGGAGGACGATGGGTCTCCAAATCTTGGATACAAGATTCGCCACAAGGAGGGATACTTTCCCGTTCCACCCGCCGACAAGCTCGTCGACATCCGCCACGAGATGATCCTCACCATGATGCAGCTCGGCATCGACGTCGAACGCGAGCACCACGAGGTCGCCACCGCGGGTCAGGCCGAAATCGACATCGTCTACGACACGCTGCTGCGCACGGCGGACAAGCTCTCGCTCTACAAGTACGTGGTGAAGAACGTCGCCCACAAGTACGGCAAAACCGCGACCTTCATGCCCAAGCCCCTCTTCGGCGACAACGGGTCGGGCATGCACACGCACCAGTCGCTCTGGCGCGACGGCAAGCCTCTCTTCGCCGGCAATGGATACGCCGGCTTGAGCGATCTCGCGCTTCACTACATCGGCGGCATCCTCGCTCACGCCCCGGCCTTGTGCGCCTTCTGCAACCCCACCAACAACTCCTACAAGAGACTCGTCCCGGGCTACGAAGCTCCCGTCAACTTGGCCTACTCCGCGCGCAACCGCTCGGCCGCGGTTCGTATCCCGACCTACTCGGGCAACCCAAAGTCCAAACGCATCGAGTACCGCACGCCCGATCCCGCCGCCAATCCCTACCTCGCGTGCTCCGCGATGCTCATGGCCGGTCTCGACGGGATTACGCGCCGCCTCCATCCCGGCGATCCGCTCGACAAGAATCTATACGATCTCGCGCCCGACGAACTCGCCAAGGTACCGCAAGTGCCGGACTCGCTTCGCGGCGCTCTCGACGCGCTCGAGCACGACCACGAATTCCTCACCCGCGGCGACGTCTTCACGCGCGACTTCATCGAGAACTTCATCGCGATGAAGAAGTCCGAGTACGACGCCATCCGCCTCCGTCCGCACCCCTACGAATTCTGCCTCTACTTCGACGTCTGA
- the prpC gene encoding protein-serine/threonine phosphatase PrpC has protein sequence MSALPRPEPENEPVPMRLAWSGMTHRGKIRPNNEDSFVAFTFDGRQTRYLGKVGEASTATSDFVFAVSDGMGGGSLGEFASRRAVERLTEYLPKSFKLSAAGLSSGFHDLLSEVFVSIHKDLIKLGRSYEECATMGTTLSLCWFTPKWMYFGHVGDSRVYYLPKSGKLTQVTHDHSQVGWLRRTGRINEREARMHPARNSLQQALGAGHQFVDPHVGSVGFQPGDRFLVCSDGLTDGLWDRRIEEILASERPVAELATALVSASIEDSGRDNTTAVVVEVLPDRA, from the coding sequence ATGTCCGCCCTGCCCCGCCCCGAACCCGAAAACGAACCCGTCCCCATGCGTCTCGCTTGGTCCGGCATGACGCACCGCGGAAAGATCCGGCCGAACAACGAAGACTCGTTCGTCGCCTTCACCTTCGACGGCCGTCAGACTCGCTACCTCGGCAAGGTCGGCGAGGCCTCCACCGCCACGTCCGACTTCGTCTTCGCCGTCAGCGACGGTATGGGAGGAGGCTCCTTGGGCGAATTCGCCAGTCGTCGAGCCGTCGAACGTCTCACCGAGTACCTCCCGAAGTCGTTCAAGCTCTCCGCCGCCGGCTTGAGCAGCGGCTTCCACGACCTGCTCTCCGAGGTGTTCGTCTCGATCCACAAAGACCTGATCAAACTCGGCCGCAGCTACGAGGAATGCGCCACCATGGGCACGACGCTCAGCCTGTGTTGGTTCACGCCGAAGTGGATGTACTTCGGGCACGTCGGCGACAGCCGCGTCTACTACCTGCCCAAGTCCGGAAAGCTCACGCAAGTCACTCACGACCACAGCCAAGTCGGTTGGCTGCGACGCACCGGACGCATCAACGAACGCGAAGCCCGCATGCACCCGGCACGAAACTCCCTCCAGCAGGCGCTCGGTGCCGGACACCAGTTCGTCGACCCGCACGTCGGCTCCGTCGGTTTTCAACCCGGAGACCGGTTCCTCGTCTGCTCCGACGGACTCACCGATGGTCTCTGGGATCGTCGCATCGAAGAGATCCTCGCCTCCGAACGTCCGGTCGCGGAGCTCGCCACCGCCCTGGTCAGCGCGTCCATCGAAGACTCGGGCCGCGACAACACCACCGCCGTGGTCGTCGAAGTGCTCCCGGATCGAGCCTGA
- a CDS encoding glutamine synthetase beta-grasp domain-containing protein has protein sequence MAKLKLEYIWLDGYQPVAGLRSKTKIMDGDPANLKLEDLPVWGFDGSSTRQAEGKSSDCLLKPVALFPDATRTNGFLVMSEVLLPNGEPHPSNSRATIPDDPDTWFGFEQEYFLFKDGAPLGFPTGGYPSPQGPYYTGVGYKSVGDVARDIVEEHLDLCIHAGINHEGINAEVAKGQWEFQIFGKGSKAAADQIWVARYILMRLCEKYEIDVEFHCKPLRGAYNEPLDWNGSGMHSNFSTKFMRETGGKAYFEALMAAFAKNMGEHIAVYGPDNHFRLTGLHETQSIDKFTYGLADRGASIRVPHSFINNGYKGYLEDRRPNSAADPYLVAGRILKTIQSVPTS, from the coding sequence ATGGCGAAACTGAAACTGGAATACATCTGGCTGGACGGTTACCAGCCGGTCGCGGGGCTCCGCAGCAAGACGAAGATCATGGATGGCGATCCCGCCAACCTGAAGCTGGAAGATCTCCCGGTGTGGGGATTCGACGGCAGCTCGACGCGGCAGGCGGAAGGCAAGAGTTCGGACTGTCTGCTCAAGCCGGTGGCCCTGTTCCCGGACGCGACGCGCACGAACGGCTTCCTCGTCATGTCCGAGGTGCTCTTGCCCAACGGCGAGCCGCATCCCTCGAACTCGCGTGCGACGATTCCGGATGATCCGGACACGTGGTTCGGCTTCGAGCAGGAGTATTTTCTCTTCAAGGACGGCGCTCCGCTCGGCTTCCCGACCGGTGGCTATCCTTCGCCGCAGGGCCCTTACTACACGGGCGTCGGCTACAAGAGCGTCGGCGACGTGGCTCGCGACATCGTCGAAGAGCACCTCGATCTTTGTATTCACGCAGGGATCAACCACGAAGGCATCAACGCCGAGGTGGCGAAGGGACAGTGGGAGTTTCAGATCTTCGGCAAGGGCTCGAAAGCGGCGGCCGACCAGATCTGGGTGGCCCGCTACATCCTGATGCGTCTCTGCGAGAAGTACGAGATCGACGTCGAGTTTCACTGCAAGCCTCTCCGCGGTGCCTACAACGAGCCGCTCGATTGGAACGGCTCCGGTATGCACAGCAACTTCTCGACGAAGTTCATGCGTGAGACCGGTGGAAAGGCCTACTTCGAAGCGCTCATGGCAGCGTTCGCGAAGAACATGGGCGAGCACATCGCCGTTTACGGTCCGGACAATCACTTCCGGCTCACGGGTCTTCACGAGACGCAGTCGATCGACAAGTTCACCTACGGTCTGGCCGACCGTGGCGCTTCGATTCGCGTCCCGCACAGCTTCATCAACAACGGCTACAAGGGCTACTTGGAGGACCGTCGTCCGAACTCGGCGGCCGATCCGTATCTCGTGGCCGGCCGGATCCTCAAGACGATCCAGTCCGTCCCGACGTCCTGA